The DNA window CGGATGAAAGATTTGAGCAACGCCGCGCTGCGCAAATATGACCTGGTGGACGCCAGCTACATGGTGCTGGCGGTGTTGTATGGTTCGGACGACGAGACCTCCACCGCCTCCACCCTGGGCGAGGCTTGCATGGAGAAGCCCGCCAACCTGACGCGCGTGTGCAACGACCTGGAAGCGCAGGGACTGATCACGCGCGGCAACCGCCCGGGCGACCGCCGCTGCGTGATGATCTCGCTGACCGACACCGGACGCGCGCTGATCGCCAAGGTGCTGCCGGAGGTATGGGCCGCGACCACCCACGCCTACGACGGCTACAACGCGGAAGAAGTCAAACAACTGGAAGCCCTGCTGAAACGGCAGTTGAACAACCTCGAAGCACTTACATAGACGAACCCACACCATGAACCCTCCCTCCGCCGCCTCCCCCACAAAGGAAAACCAAGCGGCGCGGGGAGCGGTGAACAAGGGAGCGGCGTGGTTGCGCTCTGAAACCGCCGACTGGTTCAACACCGAAGGCCAGCGCTGGGTCTTCGTCGCCAAGGCCATGCTGGCCGCCTTCTCCGCCCTGTGGCTGGCCTTTCGCCTCGGCCTAGACTCTCCCTCCACCGCGCTTGCCACCACCGTCATCCTCGCGCTTCCCAGCAGCGGCATGGTGCTGGAAAAGGCCTTCTACCGTTTTCTCGGCACCTTGGTCGGCTGCGCGGCCTCGCTGCTGCTGGTGGCGCTGTTCCCTCAATCGCCGCCGGTGCTGTTCGTCGGCGTGGCGCTGTGGGTAGCGCTGTGCACCGGCGGCGCCGCCATGCACCGCAACCAGCAATCGTATAGCTTCGTGCTGGCCGGCTATACCGCCTGCATGATCGTCGTTCCCGCCATCGACGCGCCGGCCCACGTGTTCACGCTGGCCGTCACCCGCGTGACCGAGGTCGGACTGGGCATCATCTGCGCCGCCGTGGTGCATGACGTGATTTTCCCGCGCCGCCATTCGCACGCCGTCATGCGCACCGTGCAGACGCGCTACGCCGGCTTCATCACCTTCTGCCAGCAGGTACTGGAGCGGCGCCTGTCGCCGGCGGAAGCGGAGTTGAACCACTTGAGGTTCGCCGCCGATATCGCCGCGCTGGAATCGGGCCGCGCCGCCGCCTTCTTCGAAGCCGACCACGCCCGCTCCCATACGCGCCAGCTGCACGCCTTCAACGCGGCTTTCATGACGGTGCTGACCACTTTCTATACGCTGCACCGCCTGACCCACCGCTTGCGCATCAACGCCACCGGCCCGGTGCTGGAGCTGGTGGAGCCGATGCACGCGCATCTGGCGCGGGCGATGAAGCCCGACCTGACCGCCGGCCAACTGGCACGCATGCGCGTGGAACTGGCGGAAGACATCGCGACGGCACACGCGCGGCTGGCGGGCGAGCCGCTGGACGGGCGCCCGCGGCAGATCGACTTCGACACGGCGGTCGAACTGCTGGATCGCTTCGTGCGCGATCTGGAGGAGTTCGCGGCGCTGTATCACGGCCTGACGCGGGAAAAACGCCAACAGGTCAGCGATCCCGGCGCCTACACGCCGAAGACGCCGCCCGCCATCGTCGTCGCCAGCGGCTTGCGGGCCGGGGCCACCCTGCTGATCGCGGCTGCCGCATGGTACTGGCTGGCCTGGCCCTACGCCGCCAACGCCATCCTGATGGCGACCATCTTCTGCGCGCTGGCGTCGTCGTCGCCGCGACCGACGGCGCTGGTGCAGCAGGTGCTGACCGGCTTCCTGATCGCCGCGCCCCTGGCCTTCCTCACCGAGTTCCTGCTGATGACGCGGGCCGACGACTTCGGCCCGATGGTGCTGGTGGCCCTGCCGCTGCTGGCGCTGGGCTCCTATTTGAGCACCGGTCCCAAATGGGCCGGCGTGGGGATCGGTATCGGCATGTTCTCCGCCACCCTGCTGGTACCGGCCAACCAGATGCGCTACGACGTCGAAGCCTTCATCAGCAGCGAGCTGTCGCTGACGATGGGCGTGGTGGTCGCCTATGTGATGTTCAAGGTGGTGCTGCCCGAGCACACGATGGGCCACAAGCGCCATGTCGCCGCCGCGCTGTGGCGCGAAGCGCTGAACGCCTGCACGGCGCCGTTGCACCGGCTCAAGCGCCGTTTCGACAATCGTGTGCGCGATCTTCTGAGCCAGTTGAACGCCGCTTCTGGGCCGGCGCCGGGCGAAGCGGCGCGCTCGGTGGTGCGCCAGGGCCTGACCTTGCTGGAGCTGGGCCACGCCGTCATCGAACTACGGCAGTTGATCGCCGCTTCGCAACCCGGTCCCGCGCGCCACGGCCTGCAGCAAGTGGTGCTGCACCTGGCCGACTACATGCGCGCGCCCACACCGGCGCACGGCGCGACCGCGCTGGAATCGCTGCTGCACGCCGGTACGGCCGTGCGCGCGGTGCTGGCCGACGCGGCGCCCGAACGCCGCCTGCCGCTGCGCACCGCGCTAACCGACCTGCATTCCATTTACACGTCCTTGCTGGACCAGCTATCAACAGGAGAACCCCATCATGCCGCGTGAGATCGACTTTTTCGGCGTACTGCTGCCCGGCGTACTGCCGCTGTTCCTCGTCAGCCTGCTGCTGCAGGTCGCGCTGGACAGTGTTTTGAGCCACGTCGGCGCGTACCGCCAAAGCTGGCATCCGGCGCTGGTGCGCCTATGCCTGTTCGTCTGCATCTTCGGCGCCCTGCTGCTGACCCTATACAAATAATCCAAACCATCTTCGAGAGCTAATGTGAGCGCATCTAAAATCTTCCGCTTTTTCCTGACCATGCTGTTATTGGCGGCGGCCCTGTGGGTCGGCCGCACCGCCTGGGACCAGTACATGGAATCGGCATGGACCCGGGACGGCCGCATCAAGGCCGACGTGGTCACCATCAGCGCCGATGTCGCCGGCACCGTAACCGACGTAATGGTGCGCGATAACCAGATGGTCAAACAAGGCGACGTGCTGTTCGTCGTCGACAAGGCGCGCTACCAGAACGCGCTGGCGCAGGCCAACGCCATGCTGGCGTCGCAGCAGGTCGAAAAGGGCCGGCGCAGCAAGGAGGCCAGCCGCCGCGCGGCGCTGGACAGCTCCATCATCTCCGCCGAGAGCATGGAGACGGCCCAATTCGCGGTCGGCACCGCGTCGGCGCAATACCAGGCGGCGCTGGCCGCGCGCAACCTGGCGCAGCTCAATCTGGAGCGCACCGTGGTGCGGGCGCCGGTGGCCGGCTATGTCACCAACCTGAATGTGCACGCGGGCGATTTCGCCGCCGTCGGCGCGGCCAGGCTGGCCGTCATCGGCAGCGAGTCGTTCTACGTGGTCGGCTATTTCGAGGAAACCAAACTGCCGCTATTGAAGGTGAACGACCCGGTGCAAGTGCGCCTGATGAGCGGCGCGGCGCAGCTGAGCGGCCATATCGAGAGCATCGCCCACGGCATCACGGATCGCGACGCCAGCGTGGGACGTGAGCTGCTGGCCGACGTCAACCCGACCTTCAACTGGGTGCGTCTGGCGCAGCGGGTGCCGGTACGCATCCATATCGACCAAAAGCCCAAGGACCTGGCGCTGGTGGCCGGCACCACCTGCACGGTGGTGATTCACGGCTAAGGAAGACTAGCGCGAACCGGCGACGTCCAGGATCGCGCCGCTGACGTAGGACGACTGCGGCGACAACAGCCACAAAACGGACTCTGCGACTTCCTCCGACCGGGCCGCGCGCCCCAACGGCAAGCTCGAAGCCGTCCGCGCCACGCGATCGGGCATGCCGCCGCTGGCGTGGATCTCGGTGTCGGTGACGCCGGGCCGCACGCAATTGACACGGATGCCCTCCTCCGCCACTTCCTTCGACAGGCCCAGTGTCATCACATCAATGGCGCCCTTTGAGGACGCGTAGTCGATGTAAGTATTGGCGCCGCCATGCCGTGCCGCGCCCGAGGAGATGTTGACGATGCCGCCACCCTGCCCGCCACTGCGCGTCGACATGCGCTTGACCGCCTCGCGCGCGCACAAGAAGGCGCTCATGATGTTGGTGGTGAAAACGCGCTGCATCCGCTCGGCCGGCATCTCCGTCAGCTTGCACTGCTGTTCCAGCACGCCGACGTTGTTGACCAGCGCGGTGATCGGCCCCAGTTGGGCGTCGACCGCCGCGAACAGGCGCAGCACGTGGGCTTCGACGCTCATATCGCCCTGCACCACGATCGCCTCGCCGCCCTCGCCTGCGATCTGCGCGCGCAGCTGTTTGGCCGCCTCGCCGTTGCTGACGTAGTTGATGCAGACGGCGTAGCCACGCCGGCTCGCCATCAAGGCCGTCGCCGCGCCTATGCCCCGGCTGCTGCCGGTCACCACCATCACCTGTTTCATCGCTCGCCTTGTAAAAAAGCCCGCTGTCGCGGGCTTGTGGTCTGGGTTACTTCTCCGGACTGGTGTTTTTCAGCGCGTAGGTCACGTGCTGCCACCAGTGATCGCGCGAATCGACGGTCCGCAGGCATTTTTTGTCGATCTCGCCCTTGAACATCGGGTCTTCGCACTTTTTGGTCATCAACGCATAGCGCTGATTTTCCGCATTGGCCAAGGCGACCACCAGCCAGAAGACGAGGCCCGCCAACACCACCACCAGGCTCCATGCGACATGGTTGATATACGCCCACTCGAACAGCGTCTCGATGGCCGGTGACGATTCCTTGTAGAGATGCATCACCTTGCCTTCGGCGGCCTTCCGTTCGTCGCTAATTTCTTTCATTTTCTTACCCGTTCCAAATTAAAGCGCATCTTTGCGCGGCGGGTGACACGTCAAACCACGCCACGAGCGGAGATTACCACTTTTCAGGCGCGAGGTGGCCGTTCGCGCCTGATCGGCGATTAAAACCCGCTTAAAACTCGTAGCGCGCCGAGAGTTTCAATTGGCGGCCGTCGGCGGCATAAATGCCGCCGTGGATGCCGTTCACGCAGGAATACGCCTGCGAGTAGTAGTGCTTATCGGTCAGGTTCAGGCCGGCCAGCGCAAACTCCCATTGGCCTAACTTGCGGGCATAGCGGGCGTCGACGGTGGCAAAGCCGGGAATTTTTCCGGCGCAGCTGTTATCGAAGTCAGAGCCGTAACGCTGGCTGGCGACCCACTGCGTGCCGATATCGGCGGATTGACCATCCGCCGGCGTCCAGCTCAGGCGCGCGCTCAGCGTATTCTTCGGTACCAGCACCATTTGCTTGCCGCTGTTGACGCCCTCGCGGAACTTGGCGTCGACGTACTGGTAGTGCCCGTTAACGGTCCAGTCGGTGGCGATGCGCTGTTCCGCATCCAGCTCGAAGCCCCGGCGTTTGGTCGGGTCGAGGTTGACGTTGGCGAACGTCGTCGGATCGAAGAATATCTCGTTGCTCAGGTTATGGCGGAACACGCGCGCCGTCACCTTGCGCGACGTGTCGGCATAGCTGGCGCCCAGCTCCACATCGCGCGATTTTTGCGGCAGCAGTACCTCGTTGAACCTCGGCGTGAAGGCGTTTTCGTCGGAATTGGCCAGGCGGTAGCTCTGCCCCGCCTTGCCAAACACGGTCAGGCCGCGCAATGGCATATAACTCGCTTGCAGCTCCCATGCGTTGACGCCTTGCGTGACGTCGTAAGCACCGCCGCCGAAGTCGATCGGCGTGCTGTAGCTCTTGTCGAACAATTCACGCCGCACGCCAGCGGAGATTCGGCCCTCGTGGGCGGGGTCGAAACGCAGCTCGTCGCGCAGGTAGATGGCCTTCGATTTTTGATCCGCGTCGGCCATCGACGAGCCGCGTGTGTCGCGCTCCCATTTGGTTAGGTCGACACCAGCCACCACTTCATTCAGCATGCCGCCGATCTGGGCCAGGCGGCGCACGCGCGGCGAAAATTGGGTCTGCTTGCTGTCGTAGCTGCTGATGAAAGGCCTGCCTGACAAATAAGCCGATTCAACGGTCTTCTTGCGATACGACAGATCGGCCGCCAGGTCGTAGCCGGCGATACGGTACTGGCTGAAAACGGTGAAGCGGTCGCTGTCGAGCGAACCGTAGTCGTCGGGCGTGGTCGCCTGGCGCGGATTGGCGTTGAATTGCGCCTCGGTCAGCGCACCTGGCAGGCGCATGTCCTGGCGCGCGCCTTCGTAGCGGAAGCCCACGCGGCCGGCGTCGTTGAACCACTGTGCGCCGCCGCTGAACTGCGTTTGCTTGAATTCGTTGTTGTTGCGGTAGTTGTCGGTGCGCTGATGGCCCAGGGTGGCATCAGCCGCGAAACCGTCCCACGCCTGCGCCGCAGACACGCGCGCTTCGCCGGCGTTGAACCGTCCGCTCTCGACAAAAACGCTGCCACGGCGGGTGTTTTTACCCGGATTCTTGGTGACGATGTTGATCACGCCACCGGTGGCGCCATCGCCGTACAACACGCTGGCGCCGCCGCGCGTGATTTCGATACGGTCCACCGTATCGACCGGAATGGTCGACAGGATGGCGGTGCTCAGTTCATTCTCCGACAAACGCACGCCATCGAGGACGATCACCACGTTCTGGCTGCTGTTGGTGCCGAAGCCGCGCAGATCGAGATCGAAGTCCGGGCTGCCGTTCAGGCTTTGACGGCCGTAGACGCCGCCGATCTTGCGGATCGCCGAATTGACGTCGCTGACACCGGCGCGGCGGATATCCTCGGCCGAGATCACCGTGGCGCCGATCGGCGCCAAGGCCGGATCGGCGTCGAAGCGGGAACCGGTGATGACGACCGGCGCCAGCACCTGGGCGACTTGCGCGCCGATGGCTTCCTGCGCGATGGCGATGGCCGGGGCAATGGCGGCGGCGGTGAAGCAAAGGGAGACGGCGGCGGCCAGCAAACGTGGCGCCGAAGGCGGAACAAACGCGAAGGAATTCATGGTAAATCGTTTTCAAAAGAGACATCCGCGCCTGCGTCCCCGCAAGTCGGAAGTGTACGGAAGCCACGCGCCGGTCGACGGCGCGCGCTTCCCCCTGTCTGGCCGATGTCCGGGCTGGCCGGCGCGGTCGTCGGAGCATATCTCGACAAGGCGCAGGCGTTACCGTTGCGGGGGCAGCACACCTTGGCCGGTTCGCGGAGTGCGGAAGCGGCCCTGTGTTTCCCGTTTAACCCGCATGTGAACACATGCGCGGGCACCAGAACCCGGGCATTATACGCCTGTCAACGGCGCCCCTCCTCGATAGGGACCGGCTCCCACGTCATTCAGCAATTCGATATGACCTATCTACATTTCATGCATTGATTGCCAGGCCCACGTCCCAATAGTATAGATATCAACACCATACCCGGAGCAATGCCATGAGCACCACCCAAGCCCTCCCAACCTACTTCCTGTCCCACGGCGGCGGCCCTTGGCCGTTCATGATGGACACGATGGGCCACCTGTACGCAAAACTGGATGCCTCGCTGCGCGACATTCCGCGCCAATTGGGCGTCACGCCGAAAGCGGTGCTGGTCGTCACCTCGCACTGGGAAGGCCGTGACTTCATGCTGTCGTCGTCGGCCAAGCCGCCGATGTTGTACGACTACGGCGGCTTCCCTCCGCACACCTACGAGGTGAAATACAGCGCCCCGGGCGCGCCCGAGCTGGCGGCGCACATCAAGCAATTGCTTGACGCCGGCGGACATCCCACGCAGTTGGATGGGCAGCGCGGATTCGACCACGGCACCTTCAGCGCCATGTACCCGGTGTATCCGAACGCGGATGTGCCGATCGTGCAGTTGTCGCTCAAGCAGGGACTCGATCCGAAGACGCATCTGGAGGTTGGCCGTCTACTGGCGCCGCTGCGCAAGGAGGGGGTGCTGATCATCGGCAGCGGCCTGAGTTACCACAATCTGCGGGCGTTCAACGCGCAGGGCGCGGCGGCGTCGCATCAATTCGACGGCTGGCTGCGGGCGGCGATGGCGTTGCCGCCGGCGGAGCGCACGGCGGCGCTGATCGATTGGGAAAAGGCGCCGGCCGCGCGCATGGCGCATCCGCGCGAGGAGCATTTGCTGCCGTTGATGGTGGCGTTGGGGGCGGCCGAGAGTGAGCCGGCGTCGGTGCCGTATCACGAAGATGCGTTTATGGGGGCGCTGGCGGTGAGTAGCTTCCGCTTCGGCGGCTCGTAGATGGCCGATTACGGCGTTCCGCCTAATCCGCCCTACGTGTCTCCGTGGCCCCCTCGCGGGCGCTGGTCTTAGGTTCCGCGCTTGCCTTTGGCGTATTCGGCGGCCTTGGCTTCGGCGATGGCGGCTTTCTCCGCCGCTTTGGCTGCGGCCTCCACTGCGTAAGTGTCGAGGCGCTCCTTGCGCGACGCCGGCGTCTCCAGCGAGATGCGGCCCAATGTGCCGCTGCGGTAGTCGCCCAGGAAGGTGTGCGACGCCTTCTCGAAATCGAGGTCGCCGCCCTTCTGGCGGAAGCCGCGCTTGGCGGCCACGCCCTCCACCACCGCGATGCCGTCGAACTTTTCGATGTCCTTGAAGCCGTAGCGCGCCACCAGCAGCTGCGGGTAGTACTTCAGCAGCTCATCGGCCAGGAACACCGCCACCTCCTCCTCGATCAAGGCGTTCGAGCCGATGGCGTGGCTGGCGGCCAGCATCAAGCCGTCGCTAGGCAGCGCGATCTTCGGCCACAGCATGCCGGGCGTGTCGACCAGGATGGTGTTCTTGTCCAGATAAAGCTTCTGCTGCTGCTTGGTCACCGCCGGCTCGTCGCCGACCTTTGCCACTTTGCGCTTGAGCAGCGCGTTCATCAGGGTCGACTTGCCGACGTTGGGAATCCCCATAATCATGATGCGCAGCGGCTTGGTTGGCACGCCCCGGTGCGGCGCCAGTTGCTTGGCCAGTTCCGGCACGCGCGTGACGTCGGCCGGCTTCTTGGTCGTCATCGCGAAGGCCGTCACGCCCTCTTGCGCGTTGTAGTACTGTACCCACGCCGCCGTGGCGGCGGGATCGGCCAGGTCGATCTTGTTGAGGATCTTCAGGCACGGACGCTGGCGGAACTTGCGCAGCTCCTCCACCATCGGATTGGTGCTGGCCTCCGGCAGGCGCGCGTCGACCACCTCGATCACCAGATCGGTGTTCTCCATCTGCTCCGCCGCCTTCTTCTTGGCGGCGTTCATGTGCCCCGGGTACCATTGTATCGACATGCTCTGACCTTCAAAATCGTTCTGACAATCCGCTATTTTACCTGCTGGCCCGGCCGGGATTCGGATATCATGGGTCGCTTTTCCTTTTTTCTGACCATATAAACAATATTATTTTCACCGGAGTGCTGAAGATGAGCATAGCTGCACCGTCCAACCCGAGGGAGATCACCCTCCGCGGCATTATCCTGGGCATCCTGATTACGCTGGTATTCACGGCGGCACAGGTCTACCTCGGCCTGAAAGTGGGCCTGACCTTCGCCACGTCGATCCCGGCGGCCGTCATCTCGATGGCGCTGTTGAGCGCCTTCAAGAACGCAACCATCCAGGAAAACAACATTGTCCAAACGATCGCCTCGGCCGCCGGCACCTTGGCGTCGGTGATTTTCGTGCTGCCGGGCCTGCTGATGATCGGCTGGTGGGCGCACGTGCCGTTCTGGCCGACCTTCGGCGCCTGCGCCATCGGCGGCGTGTTGGGCGTGATGTACACGGTGCCGCTGCGCCGCGCGCTGGTGTCGCAATCGAACCTGCCGTATCCGGAGGGCGTCGCCGCCGCCGAGGTGCTCAAGGTCGGCACGGCCTCGCGCGCCGGCGCTGCCGAGGGCAAAGCCGGTCTGCGCGCCGTGGTGCTGGGCGCGGTCAGCTCGGCGCTGTTCGCCGCTGGCGCCGCGGTCAAGGTGATGGCCGGTGAATTGTCGTTCTACTTCCGCACGGGCGCGGGCGCCACCGGCATCGGCGCCTCCGGTTCGCTGGCGCTGATCGGCGCCGGTCACCTGATGGGCATCACGGTCGGCCTGGCGATGCTGGCCGGCCTGGTCATCGCCTGGGGCATCATGGTGCCGCTGATGACGTCCCTGAGCCCTGCCGCCGCCGGCGTTGTAGCCGCCGACCACGCGCTGGGCATCTGGAAAACCGAAGTGCGCATGATGGGCGCGGGCGTGATCGGCATCGCCGCGATCATCACCTTGGCCGGCCTGGCCAAGCCGATCTTCGGCGGCCTGAAATCGGCCATGGACACGGCACGCCGCGCCAAGCTCGATGGCGCCGTACTGGAACGCACCGAGATGGATATGCCGATCTTCATCGTCGGCCTGGTCACGCTGGTGGCGATGGTGCCTGCCGGCTGGCTGCTCACCAGCTTCCTGCAGGGCGGACCGCTGTCATCGATCGCATTCCCGCTGGTGGCCGTCGGCATCGGCTACATCCTGGTCGCGGGTATTCTCGCCGCAGCCGTCTGCGGCTACATGGCGGGCCTGATCGGCTCCTCCAACTCGCCGGTGTCGGGCATCGCCATTTTGACGATCCTGGGCGCCGCGCTGAGCGTGGGCATGGTCGGCCGCAGCATCATGGGACCGGAAGTGGCGCAGGCGCTGATCGCCTTCGCGCTGTTCGTCACCACCGTGGTGCTGGCGGTGGCCGTGATCGGCAACGACAACCTGCAGGATTTGAAAACCGGCCAGTTGGTCGACGCCACGCCGTGGAAGCAGCAGGTCGCGCTGCTGATCGGCGTGTTCGCCGGTTCGTGCGTGGTGCCGCCGGTGCTGGAGCTGCTCAATCACGCCAACGGTTTCGTCGGCGCGCCGAATATCGATTCAATCTCGGACCAGCCGCTGGCCGCGCCGCAGGCGTTGCTGATCTCGACGCTGGCCAAGGGCGTCATCGGTGGCAACCTGCAATGGAACCTGCTCGGCTACGGCGTGATGGTCGGTTTGGTGCTGGTGGCGATCAACTTCGTGCTGAAAAAATCCAGCAACGACAAATACAGCCTGCCGCCGCTGGGCGTGGGCCTGGCGATCTACCTGCCTAGCGCGGTGATCACGCCGGTGGTCATCGGCGCGGTGGCCGGCTACTTCTTCGAGCGCGCGTGCGGCAAATCGGCCGGCGGCGAAACGGCCAAGCGCCTCGCGGTGCTGATCATGTCCGGCTTCATCGTCGGCGAGAGCTTGTTCAACGTCGCGCTGGCCGGCCTGATCGTGCTGTCGGGCGAAGGCGAGCCGCTGGCGATCCATACCTCGCTGAGCGAATCGCACTCGATGATCATCTCGCTGGTCGTCGCCGCGTTCGTGGTCGTGGGCCTGTACCGCTGGTCGTCGAAGAACGGCCACGCGGTCAACGCCAAATAGAAAGTAGCAACCCGCAACTCCGGGGTCAGGTCCTCCATTGCTACACAAGCTGAGCCGTAAGGGGCACATCGCCCGCCCTACGGCACAGGACGTGTAGCAATGGAGGACCTGACCCCGGAGTTGTTTTTGAGAGCTCGGAAAAGTCTTAGCGGGATCTTGCGCCCCGGATAGACGAATTTTCAAGTTGGAACTATAATTAGCAAATTCTTAACGCCAACCGGGCCCTCCGCATGCGCCGCAACCGTCTCCTCCGCCTTACCGCTTCCCTGTGCTTGGCCGCACTGTCGCATGGCGCCGGCGCGGCCGACGACTTGCCCGCCGTCGCCGCCTTCTTCCAGACACCGCAGATCAGCCATGTGAGCCTGTCGCCCAACGGCGCGTATGTGGCGATCACCACCATCCTGGCCGACGGCACGCCGGCGCTGGTCATCCGCGACACGGCCGCCCCCGAGGAAGCCAAGGTCGTCAGCCAGCTCGACCCGACGATGGCGGCGTTCTACGACGTCCACTGGGTCAACGACAAGCGGGTCGGCTACACCGTCAAGAACCTGCACATGGGCGCGCGCACCAATCTCGACGAGTTCGCGGTCGACCGCGACGGCGGCGCCAGGAAGCATCTGATCAACGGCAACTGGGGATTCAAGCCCGAGAAGGCGATCGGCACCTTGATCGCGCCGCGCATGCTCACGGCCGACTACGCCTTCCACAGCGTCACTTATGACGGCTCCGACGACATCATGGTCGAGAAATACACCTGGAACAGTGCCGACCTCGCGCCGGCGTCGTCGCGCCTGTACCGGCTCAATACGCGCAGCGCCTCGCTCAGCTCGGCCTTCGAGGGGCCGCAGCCCGAATCCAGCAAGAGCTGGCTGACCGACGGCAACGCCGTCCCCCGCATCGTCATGTCCGAGGTCAAGGGCCGCTGCATCACCTCCTACCGCCAGCCGGCCGATACCAGCTGGGAGCAAATCGACAGCGGCACGTGCTTCAAATCGAAACGCTTCACGCCCTTGTTCTTCGACGGCGCCGACACGCTGTTCGTGCAGGCGGTCCACAA is part of the Oxalobacteraceae bacterium OTU3CAMAD1 genome and encodes:
- a CDS encoding oligopeptide transporter, OPT family; this translates as MSIAAPSNPREITLRGIILGILITLVFTAAQVYLGLKVGLTFATSIPAAVISMALLSAFKNATIQENNIVQTIASAAGTLASVIFVLPGLLMIGWWAHVPFWPTFGACAIGGVLGVMYTVPLRRALVSQSNLPYPEGVAAAEVLKVGTASRAGAAEGKAGLRAVVLGAVSSALFAAGAAVKVMAGELSFYFRTGAGATGIGASGSLALIGAGHLMGITVGLAMLAGLVIAWGIMVPLMTSLSPAAAGVVAADHALGIWKTEVRMMGAGVIGIAAIITLAGLAKPIFGGLKSAMDTARRAKLDGAVLERTEMDMPIFIVGLVTLVAMVPAGWLLTSFLQGGPLSSIAFPLVAVGIGYILVAGILAAAVCGYMAGLIGSSNSPVSGIAILTILGAALSVGMVGRSIMGPEVAQALIAFALFVTTVVLAVAVIGNDNLQDLKTGQLVDATPWKQQVALLIGVFAGSCVVPPVLELLNHANGFVGAPNIDSISDQPLAAPQALLISTLAKGVIGGNLQWNLLGYGVMVGLVLVAINFVLKKSSNDKYSLPPLGVGLAIYLPSAVITPVVIGAVAGYFFERACGKSAGGETAKRLAVLIMSGFIVGESLFNVALAGLIVLSGEGEPLAIHTSLSESHSMIISLVVAAFVVVGLYRWSSKNGHAVNAK